The window GGAACAGGATCTCAACGATTGCCATGCAGTTGAATCTGCAGGGTATAACACTGAGGGAGCAACAAGGAAAAAGATCCAGGCACGAATCAAGTTGTTCCCGGAGGGATTTATCGTTGCCGATTTGAGGGGCTGTATTATCGGCATTGTCAATAGCGGATCCACAAACAGTAACGATTTAACGAAAGAAGAATTTAAAGAGATGATCGGTCATGATAACAACGGCAAAAACATGGTTATTTTTTCACTTGCCGTATTACCTCAATTTCGGGGACAAGGTGTTTCCCGAAAGTTGATGGAAAAGTTTGTTGAAGTATCGAAGAAATTAAAAAAGGAAAAGATATTACTTATCTGCAAGCCAGAACTCATCCCCTATTATCAGAAATTCGGTTTTATCTATGCCGGGAAATCACGATCGAAACATGGCGGGTTTACCTGGCATGAGATGTATGTACGGCTCAGGACTGAATAGATATGACTCAAAGGACAAAAAACACTGAAGCACCAGATACGCAAAAAAACATGCCCAGTTGCACCCATGGAACCTCATAGAATTTCACTACTCATTCCTTCTCCTCTTTCGAACCAAATATGCTGTTTATATGACTTGAAAGCACTGAAAACTCAAAAGGTTTCTTGATAATAAAGTCCACATTGAGCACCGCATTATCAGAGGACCCTATCTTCTCAGACCAACCCGTAATTAGCCCGACCTTTGGCTTTCTGTCCAGAGTCTCTATCAATTTTATGATATCTTTTCCACCGACCTCCGGCATGACGAGATCACAGAGCACGAGATCATAGCACTCTTCTTTTAAGAGTTTGACTGCATCACTCCCTCTACAGACACTCGTAACCTTTTGCCCCTCATCAGTGAGAAATTCACTCAGGAATTCACATACATAAGGCTCATCATCGACAACCAGAATACGTAAACCCCTGAAAGTAAATTCCTGTTTCTCTCTGGAATCAACACCGAGACTACGAACTTTCTTACTCACAGGCAACCAGAGGGTAATCGTCGTGCCTTTTCCCACTTCGCTTTCTACCTCTATCCTGCCTCCATGTCTTTTTATGATACCGTAGCTGACGCTCATGCCTAAACCGGTCCCCTTGGGCACCTTGGTAGTCAGAAAAGGATCAAATATGTTCCTGCGTACATCTTCATACATACCCTCTCCTGTGTCTGTGATACTTATACATACCATA is drawn from Candidatus Scalindua sp. and contains these coding sequences:
- a CDS encoding GNAT family N-acetyltransferase — translated: MDELTIRNVTEQDLNDCHAVESAGYNTEGATRKKIQARIKLFPEGFIVADLRGCIIGIVNSGSTNSNDLTKEEFKEMIGHDNNGKNMVIFSLAVLPQFRGQGVSRKLMEKFVEVSKKLKKEKILLICKPELIPYYQKFGFIYAGKSRSKHGGFTWHEMYVRLRTE